Proteins from a genomic interval of Pirellulales bacterium:
- a CDS encoding molybdopterin-dependent oxidoreductase, giving the protein MRMHLQISGDVERPQQLSATDLAAIDAEFQIPDVSTLDPKRHGQAVKLAGLLSVVGVRPSAAFLTLHSSADDFHASIPLDAVRDRAVLIYALDGEPLPAKAGGPLRFFIPDFAACQSADVDECANVKFVDHIEFTAVRGRDNRPTDEAEHAELHRREESH; this is encoded by the coding sequence CGACGTTGAACGACCGCAACAGTTATCCGCGACGGACCTGGCAGCGATCGATGCCGAATTCCAGATTCCCGACGTCAGCACGCTCGATCCGAAGCGGCACGGTCAGGCCGTGAAGCTGGCCGGGCTTTTGTCGGTGGTTGGTGTTCGCCCGAGCGCGGCTTTTCTGACTTTGCACTCGTCGGCCGACGATTTCCACGCCAGTATCCCGCTTGATGCGGTGCGCGATCGGGCTGTGTTGATTTATGCCCTCGATGGGGAACCGCTACCGGCGAAGGCGGGCGGCCCGCTGCGGTTCTTTATCCCCGATTTTGCCGCCTGCCAATCGGCCGATGTCGACGAATGCGCGAACGTGAAATTCGTGGACCACATCGAGTTCACCGCCGTTCGCGGCCGGGACAATCGCCCGACGGATGAAGCCGAACACGCGGAACTGCACCGCCGCGAGGAAAGTCACTAG